In Acanthopagrus latus isolate v.2019 chromosome 17, fAcaLat1.1, whole genome shotgun sequence, the following are encoded in one genomic region:
- the flot1b gene encoding flotillin-1b — MFYTCGPNEAMVVSGFGRSPPLMIAGGRVFVIPCIQQIQRITLNTLTLNVKSDKVYTRHGVPISVTGIAQVKIQGQNKEMLATACQMFMGKSEAEIAVIALETLEGHQRAIIAHLTVEEIYQDRKKFSEQVFKVASSDLVNMGIGVVSYTLKDVHDDQDYLHSLGKARTAQVQKDARIGEAQYKRDAVMREAHAMQEKVSAQYKNEIEMAKSQRDYELKKAAYDVEVNTKKAESEMAYQLQVAKTKQRIEEEKMQVQVVERTQQITLQEQEIIRKEMELEAKIKKPAEAEKYRLERLAEAQRLQLIMEAEAEAESIKMKGDAEAFALEAKGRAEAEQMSKKAEAFKQYKDGAMVDMLLEKLPLMAEEISKPLSEANKVTMVSSGGSEVGAAKLAGEVLEIMTRLPAAVEKLTGIDISQAGGRTGMVH; from the exons ATGTTTTACACATGTGGACCCAATGAAGCAATGGTGGTGTCTG GTTTTGGCCGTTCTCCTCCTCTAATGATTGCTGGAGGAAGAGTGTTTGTCATCCCATGTATTCAGCAGATCCAGAG AATCACACTCAATACCTTGACTCTCAACGTGAAGAGTGACAAAGTCTACACCCGTCATGGTGTGCCTATCTCTGTGACTGGCATTGCACAG GTGAAGATCCAGGGCCAGAACAAGGAGATGTTGGCCACCGCCTGTCAAATGTTTATGGGCAAATCTGAGGCTGAGATTGCCGTGATTGCGCTGGAGACACTGGAGGGGCACCAGAGAGCCATCATTGCCCATTTGACTGTGGAG GAGATCTACCAGGATCGTAAGAAATTCTCAGAGCAGGTCTTCAAGGTGGCCTCATCTGATCTGGTCAACATGGGCATTGGTGTCGTCAGCTACACACTCAAGGATGTTCATGATGATCAG GACTACCTTCACTCCCTAGGTAAAGCCAGAACAGCCCAGGTGCAGAAGGATGCCAGGATTGGAGAGGCTCAGTACAAACGAGATGCCGTTATGAGG GAGGCCCACGCAATGCAAGAGAAGGTTTCAGCTCAGTACAAGAATGAGATTGAGATGGCAAAATCCCAGAGAGACTATGAGCTGAAAAAGGCAGCCTATGATGTTGAGGTCAACACCAAGAAGGCTGAGTCAGAGATGGCCTATCAGCTTCAG GTGGCCAAGACCAAGCAGCGTattgaggaggagaagatgcaGGTGCAGGTGGTGGAGCGCACACAGCAGATTACCCTGCAGGAGCAGGAGATCATCCGCAAGGAGATGGAGCTGGAGGCCAAAATTAAGAAGCCTGCAGAAGCAGAGAAATACCGACTGGAGAGGTTGGCTGAGGCTCAGCG CCTGCAGCTGATCAtggaggctgaggctgaggccgAGTCCATCAAA ATGAAAGGCGACGCAGAAGCTTTTGCCCTTGAGGCTAAGGGTCGTGCTGAGGCAGAGCAGATGTCCAAGAAAGCCGAGGCCTTCAAGCAGTACAAAGATGGAGCCATGGTGGACATGCTGCTGGAGAAGCTGCCACTG ATGGCAGAGGAGATCAGCAAGCCACTGTCAGAGGCCAACAAGGTCACTATGGTGTCCAGTGGCGGCTCAGAGGTGGGAGCTGCCAAACTTGCCGGAGAGGTGCTAGAAATCATGACCAGGCTGCCTGCCGCTGTGGAGAAACTCACTGGAATCGACATCTCCCAG GCTGGAGGAAGGACTGGCATGGTGCATTAA